AGCACGAAGCGCAGGTCTTCCTCGAGGATTCCGACCGCCATCAGCAGGATCACGGTGGCGGGGAAAAAGTTCGTCAGCGGGATCGGCAGCGGCAGCGAAAACACCAGCGCATGGACGATCCAGACGACCGCATTGGTCACCCGAAACCAGCGCCGCTCGAACAGCCACTGGGCACGCGGCTGGACGAACTTTTCGATGCGCGAGAGCAGCTTCTCCAGCCGGGCGCAGATACGTCGCACCGCGTCCGGCTCGACCGTCATGCCGGCCAGGCGCGCCGGAAGCCACGGCGGCTTTCTGAGCGCAACGAACACTCCGATGATCGCGAGCACGATGCCGATCGCGTTCGACAGTCCCGGCAGAGGCAACGGCTGGAGGAACGGCAGAACGAGGAAGATGGCCGCGAAGGCGTGTCCTTGCGGGCCGCAGATCGCGAACAGCTCGCCGACCGACACCGGTCCGTCTTCCGCGCGTCGCTCGATGTTGCGCAGTGTCTCGCTGAACCGGTGTCCGTGAACGAAGTCGCCGGGCTGGGGGTGAACGATCTCGGACATCGCGCCGTTTGCCGCGCCGTCTTCTATCGGGCGCAGGCATCACGCGGCAAATGCGCAGCCTCGCCGGGTTGTCAGATGGCCGCCGCGACCAGCGCCTCGCCGACGTCGATTTGCGCCGGAAACAGCGCGACCGCGCAGCCTCCGAAACCGCCTCCCGTCATGCGCGCGCCGAGGGCGCCGGCAAGCCTGAGCGACGCAACGAGCGCATCCATCTCCGGTCGGCTCACTTCATAGAGATCGCGCAACGAAGCGTGTCCGGCATCGAGGATCGCGCCGAGCAGCAACCAATCGTTCGTTTGGATGGCGTTGACGGCGGCCAGCACGCGCGCGTTTTCGTCGAGCACGTGAAGCGCCCTCGCGCGAAGGCGCGAGGAAAGACCCAGGACGGCTTCACGCGAGGCTTCGCGCAGCGACGCGACGTCAAGGAGGCGCGCCGCCTCGCGGCATTCGGCCACACGTCGTGCGAACTCGCCCTGGCCGAGATCGTGGGAAAGACAGGAATCGACGACGACGATCTGAACTTGCCCGGCGGGAATCGCGACCGGGCGCCAGCCAAGGTCGCGGCAGTCGATCAGCAGCGGCGTTCCGTCGGACAGCACCGAGGCCATCTGGTCCATGATCCCGCACGGAACGCCGGCGTAGCGGTGCTCGGCGCGGCAACAGAGGCCGGCCTTGGCCTCGGGTGCGATGGCCGTGCCTTCGCTCGATTCGAGAAGGTTCGCCGTTGCCACTTCGAGGGCAGCGCTGCTCGACAGGCCCGCTCCCACCGGAACGTCCGAATCGATCCACGCGTCGAAACCACGTTGCAACGGCCCAACCGCGGCGATCCACTCGGCGAGCACGCCGCGCACGTAGTCGCCCCACCGCGGCAAGCTGCGGTGGATCGGTCGGTCCAGATCGATCGTCACGTCTCCTTCGGCCAGGGCACTGGCGACGCGCACGGTGCGATCCGCACGAGGCGCGGCGGCAATCGCCGTTCGCCTCTGGATCGCGAACGGCAGCACGAGGCCGTTGTTGTAGTCGGTATGCTCGCCGATCAGGTTGGCGCGACCCGGCGCCGAGACGACGAATTCGGCGCTGCGGCCGAAACGTCGCTCGAATCCACCCGCCGTGCGCCGCTCCAGGGCCTCGCGGCTCCTCGGTGCGACGAGGCGGGCCACCTCAGAGGCCGCCGCGAAGGTCGGGAAGGCGGTAGCCGCGGTCGTGCAGGTCGGCGCGGATCACCTTCTTGTCGAGCTTGCCCGTCGAAGTGAGCGGCAGGCTTTCGACGAACAGGATCTCGTCCGGCAGCTGCCACTTCGCGAATGACTGCGCGAGATGCGCAGTGACCTGCGCGGCAGTGACGATCGCGTCGGGAGAGCGCACGACGAGCGCCACCGGCCTTTCGTCCCACTTCGGATGCGGCTGCGCGACCACCGCGGCCTGGGCAACGCCCGGCACCGCGACGATGTCGTTCTCGATGTCGACCGAAGAGATCCACTCGCCGCCGCTCTTGATCAGGTCCTTGCTGCGGTCGGCGATGATCAGGTATTCCTCCGCGTCGATCTTCGCGACATCGCCGGTGACGAGCCAGCCGTCGTGGAATTTTTCCGGCTGGGGATTGGCATAGTACTCGCTCGCGATCCAGGGGCCGCGAATCAAGAGCTCGCCGACGGTGTTGCCGTCGTGAGGCAGCGGCTGCCAGTTCTCGTCGACGATCTCGATCTCGAGACCGGGAAGCGGAAGACCCGCCTTGCATGCGTTCGCGAAGTGCTCGTCGGTGGAAAGCCCACGCTGCGAGCGCTTGGCCACCTTGCGCGAAATCGTGCCGAGGGGGTTGGTCTCGGTCATGCCCCAGCCCTGGATCATCTCGACCCCGAGCCGGTCCCAGAACCAGCGCATCAGCGAGACCGGCGGAGCCGAACCGCCGCAGGTGACGCGCGCGAGGTGCTCGAGCTTCCAGCGCCCGGGCTCGGCCTCGATTGCGGCGCGCAGCCC
Above is a genomic segment from Candidatus Binatia bacterium containing:
- a CDS encoding AMP-binding protein; the encoded protein is GLRAAIEAEPGRWKLEHLARVTCGGSAPPVSLMRWFWDRLGVEMIQGWGMTETNPLGTISRKVAKRSQRGLSTDEHFANACKAGLPLPGLEIEIVDENWQPLPHDGNTVGELLIRGPWIASEYYANPQPEKFHDGWLVTGDVAKIDAEEYLIIADRSKDLIKSGGEWISSVDIENDIVAVPGVAQAAVVAQPHPKWDERPVALVVRSPDAIVTAAQVTAHLAQSFAKWQLPDEILFVESLPLTSTGKLDKKVIRADLHDRGYRLPDLRGGL
- the galK gene encoding galactokinase, whose translation is MARLVAPRSREALERRTAGGFERRFGRSAEFVVSAPGRANLIGEHTDYNNGLVLPFAIQRRTAIAAAPRADRTVRVASALAEGDVTIDLDRPIHRSLPRWGDYVRGVLAEWIAAVGPLQRGFDAWIDSDVPVGAGLSSSAALEVATANLLESSEGTAIAPEAKAGLCCRAEHRYAGVPCGIMDQMASVLSDGTPLLIDCRDLGWRPVAIPAGQVQIVVVDSCLSHDLGQGEFARRVAECREAARLLDVASLREASREAVLGLSSRLRARALHVLDENARVLAAVNAIQTNDWLLLGAILDAGHASLRDLYEVSRPEMDALVASLRLAGALGARMTGGGFGGCAVALFPAQIDVGEALVAAAI
- a CDS encoding exopolysaccharide biosynthesis protein, with amino-acid sequence MSEIVHPQPGDFVHGHRFSETLRNIERRAEDGPVSVGELFAICGPQGHAFAAIFLVLPFLQPLPLPGLSNAIGIVLAIIGVFVALRKPPWLPARLAGMTVEPDAVRRICARLEKLLSRIEKFVQPRAQWLFERRWFRVTNAVVWIVHALVFSLPLPIPLTNFFPATVILLMAVGILEEDLRFVLLAYAGAVANVIFFGALAALPAVGWRAFSS